The Rhinatrema bivittatum chromosome 4, aRhiBiv1.1, whole genome shotgun sequence genome window below encodes:
- the LOC115089562 gene encoding protein B4 isoform X2: MPPKKAAALLEEPLKSDGKADVKEKSTVVKTLSIGHPPTLTMVVEALKKYNDRKGTSVQAIRSHILATHPSVDPGRLTFMLRKAFAKGIETGVLARPPNSTALGAIGRYKLVTKKPKVASRGAENVDPNAEQPPKAMVKALKKPKSKADVGQAEKKSSDAKTEKTKPVSKKARETSSKDKPKAAAKDPGRVAKTGAKKVDGKQPNKTGAKGATKEKTEKSTAKAGTSSEQPAPGKKNGGAKEGTATNGKQVKKR; this comes from the exons ATGCCCCCTAAAAAAGCTGCAGCTCTGCTGGAGGAGCCTTTGAAGTCAGACGGAAAAGCAG ATGTAAAGGAAAAGTCTACAGTGGTAAAGACTCTCTCTATTGGTCACCCACCAACGTTAACTATGGTGGTTGAGGCTCTGAAGAAATATAACGACAGAAAAGGCACCTCTGTCCAAGCTATCCGATCTCATATCCTTGCTACCCATCCATCTGTTGATCCGGGCAGGCTGACATTTATGCTAAGGAAAGCCTTTGCCAAGGGCATAGAGACTGGAGTCCTGGCCCGACCACCCAATTCCACTGCATTGGGAGCAATTGGAAGGTACAAA CTTGTGACTAAGAAACCAAAAGTGGCCAGCAGAGGAGCTGAGAACGTGGACCCTAATGCAGAGCAGCCCCCCAAGGCCATGGTTAAAGCACTCAAGAAACCCAAAAGCAAGGCAGATGTAGGCcaagcagagaagaaaagctcAG ATGCCAAAACTGAGAAAACTAAACCAGTCAGCAAGAAAGCAAGAGAGACCTCTAGCAAG gacaagcccAAAGCTGCTGCAAAAGACCCTGGAAGAGTTGCCAAGACAGGTGCCAAGAAAGTGGATGGAAAGCAGCCTAACAAAACTGGGGCAAAAGGAGCAACaaaagagaagacagaaaagagcACTGCAAAAGCAGGGACCTCATCAGAGCAGCCAGCCCCAGGGAAGAAAAATGGTGGTGCAAAAGAGGGCACTGCGACTAATGGTAAACAAGTGAAGAAAAGGTGA
- the LOC115089562 gene encoding protein B4 isoform X1, translating to MPPKKAAALLEEPLKSDGKADVKEKSTVVKTLSIGHPPTLTMVVEALKKYNDRKGTSVQAIRSHILATHPSVDPGRLTFMLRKAFAKGIETGVLARPPNSTALGAIGRYKLVTKKPKVASRGAENVDPNAEQPPKAMVKALKKPKSKADVGQAEKKSSADAKTEKTKPVSKKARETSSKDKPKAAAKDPGRVAKTGAKKVDGKQPNKTGAKGATKEKTEKSTAKAGTSSEQPAPGKKNGGAKEGTATNGKQVKKR from the exons ATGCCCCCTAAAAAAGCTGCAGCTCTGCTGGAGGAGCCTTTGAAGTCAGACGGAAAAGCAG ATGTAAAGGAAAAGTCTACAGTGGTAAAGACTCTCTCTATTGGTCACCCACCAACGTTAACTATGGTGGTTGAGGCTCTGAAGAAATATAACGACAGAAAAGGCACCTCTGTCCAAGCTATCCGATCTCATATCCTTGCTACCCATCCATCTGTTGATCCGGGCAGGCTGACATTTATGCTAAGGAAAGCCTTTGCCAAGGGCATAGAGACTGGAGTCCTGGCCCGACCACCCAATTCCACTGCATTGGGAGCAATTGGAAGGTACAAA CTTGTGACTAAGAAACCAAAAGTGGCCAGCAGAGGAGCTGAGAACGTGGACCCTAATGCAGAGCAGCCCCCCAAGGCCATGGTTAAAGCACTCAAGAAACCCAAAAGCAAGGCAGATGTAGGCcaagcagagaagaaaagctcAG CAGATGCCAAAACTGAGAAAACTAAACCAGTCAGCAAGAAAGCAAGAGAGACCTCTAGCAAG gacaagcccAAAGCTGCTGCAAAAGACCCTGGAAGAGTTGCCAAGACAGGTGCCAAGAAAGTGGATGGAAAGCAGCCTAACAAAACTGGGGCAAAAGGAGCAACaaaagagaagacagaaaagagcACTGCAAAAGCAGGGACCTCATCAGAGCAGCCAGCCCCAGGGAAGAAAAATGGTGGTGCAAAAGAGGGCACTGCGACTAATGGTAAACAAGTGAAGAAAAGGTGA